The following are from one region of the Mytilus trossulus isolate FHL-02 unplaced genomic scaffold, PNRI_Mtr1.1.1.hap1 h1tg000234l__unscaffolded, whole genome shotgun sequence genome:
- the LOC134701314 gene encoding tripartite motif-containing protein 16-like → MATGKQIPCGPCSVDDVIKNAWRWCTSCEEGICEDCEHVHRRSKSSRNHRVISIEDYSKIEHFSISQICEQHGENLEWFCKCHDEVLCVVCVPSKHKACSDVLPISANSANARQSSALSDLEEKIEGNLCNVKQCIKNRESATKEIKRQELEVKTMIIETRQKLNGQLDKLQEKMLHELRSTADTCKSKYIKILENLKSTEEMLTKLRQETEHMKQFSSDIQVFLGTRQVNKRIIHKVESTKREIGAAKDYELKVSIDRLIEKLSIDVEEFGKLTVLESAVNLNFWDTKIDQAQIEINVPITESISDIKPQLINSFQMSSERNLNVTSCLILPNGNLLIANSTKNSNLKEYSYTGEHIRDIPISGWLNDIVLIDLDRIVVTYTNTSFLEIRNNNTFNVEKKISLQKYCWGVSHADGKLYVVHGDSIQVLDLSGRQLKTIKTASTSVSRIFASRDRIVYSDWESNTVHCRNLNGDEIWQFVNDSIKFPVGVKADNSNNIYVVGYTSNNLTVIQHDGKDSRTLLTESDGLNRLNAVFFDKDKRTLLISTIGGKVLLYKLV, encoded by the coding sequence ATGGCTACAGGCAAACAAATACCCTGTGGTCCATGTAGCGTTGATGACGTCATTAAGAATGCTTGGAGATGGTGCACTAGTTGTGAAGAAGGCATATGTGAAGATTGTGAACACGTTCACAGAAGAAGCAAATCCTCAAGAAATCATCGGGTTATTTCAATAGAAGATTACAGTAAGATTGAACATTTTTCTATCTCCCAAATCTGTGAGCAGCATGGTGAAAACCTGGAGTGGTTCTGTAAATGTCACGACGAAGTCCTCTGTGTTGTTTGTGTCCCGTCAAAACACAAGGCATGTTCTGATGTTTTACCAATAAGTGCTAACTCAGCCAATGCAAGACAATCCTCTGCATTATCGGACTTGGAAGAGAAAATTGAGGGAAATCTGTGCAACGTGAAACAATGTATCAAGAATCGCGAATCAgctacaaaagaaataaaaagacaagaACTTGAAGTTAAAACCATGATTATTGAAACAAGACAGAAATTAAACGGACAACTGGACAAGCTACAAGAAAAAATGTTACACGAACTTAGATCAACAGCTGACAcatgtaaatcaaaatatattaaaatcctTGAAAACCTAAAATCAACAGAAGAAATGCTAACCAAACTAAGGCAAGAAACAGAACATATGAAACAATTTTCTTCCGATATACAAGTGTTTCTGGGAACGCGTCAGGTCAATAAGCGGATCATACATAAGGTAGAGTCCACGAAGAGGGAAATCGGTGCTGCCAAGGACTATGAATTAAAAGTATCTATTGATAGGCTTATCGAAAAACTATCAATAGACGTTGAAGAATTTGGTAAATTAACGGTTTTAGAATCCGCCGTCAACCTTAATTTTTGGGACACAAAAATCGATCAAGCTCAAATTGAGATCAATGTCCCAATAACAGAAAGCATATCCGACATAAAACCACAGCTAATTAATTCATTCCAAATGTCAAGTGAACGTAACTTGAACGTTACAAGTTGTCTCATATTGCCTAATGGTAATTTGCTTATTGCGAATTCCACAAAGAACAGTAATTTAAAAGAGTACAGTTATACAGGTGAACATATCCGTGACATCCCAATATCTGGCTGGCTAAACGATATAGTCTTGATAGATCTTGATCGTATTGTTGTGACATACACAAACACGTCATTCTTAGAAATAAGGAATAACAATACTTTTAACGTTGAGAAGAAAATCAGTTTACAAAAGTATTGTTGGGGAGTCTCTCACGCGGATGGAAAACTTTACGTAGTACATGGAGACAGTATACAAGTCCTGGATTTATCTGGAAGacaattgaaaacaataaaaacggCATCTACAAGTGTATCTCGCATCTTTGCGAGCAGAGACAGGATAGTTTACTCAGATTGGGAAAGCAACACAGTGCATTGTAGAAATTTGAATGGAGATGAAATATGGCAGTTTGTAAATGACAGCATCAAATTTCCTGTAGGTGTTAAAGCAGATAATTCCAATAACATTTACGTCGTAGGCTACACATCCAATAATCTTACAGTAATACAACATGACGGGAAAGACAGTAGGACGTTACTGACAGAATCCGATGGACTGAATCGTCTAAATGCTGTGTTCTTTGATAAAGATAAAAGAACATTATTAATAAGCACTATAGGAGGAAAGGTTTTATTGTACAAACTTGTTTAA